In Acidobacteriota bacterium, one DNA window encodes the following:
- a CDS encoding GNAT family N-acetyltransferase has translation MAELRIRRANEADAEAVLSIYAPIVRETPISFETEIPSIEEIRRRIASALERHSFLVCAAGAEIAGYAYGGVHRARAAYRFATEVSVYVDANWRKRGVARMLYENLLAELAELGYCMAYAGITLPNDASVGFHRALGFETVGTFPRAGWKFGQWHDTGWYWRKLREHPLQTS, from the coding sequence ATGGCCGAGCTGCGCATCCGGCGGGCGAACGAGGCCGACGCCGAGGCGGTGTTGTCGATCTACGCTCCGATCGTGAGGGAGACTCCGATCTCGTTCGAGACCGAGATCCCTTCGATCGAGGAGATCCGGCGGCGGATCGCGTCCGCGCTCGAACGTCACAGTTTCCTCGTCTGCGCAGCCGGAGCCGAGATCGCCGGTTATGCCTACGGCGGGGTTCACCGAGCCCGGGCGGCGTATCGGTTCGCAACGGAGGTTTCGGTCTACGTCGATGCGAATTGGAGGAAGCGTGGCGTGGCCCGCATGCTCTACGAGAATCTGCTCGCCGAACTGGCCGAGCTCGGTTACTGCATGGCGTATGCGGGAATCACGCTTCCGAACGACGCGAGCGTCGGCTTCCATCGTGCTCTCGGGTTCGAAACGGTCGGAACGTTTCCGCGGGCCGGATGGAAGTTCGGGCAGTGGCACGACACCGGGTGGTACTGGCGGAAGTTACGGGAGCACCCGCTGCAGACATCCTAG